In Arachis stenosperma cultivar V10309 chromosome 1, arast.V10309.gnm1.PFL2, whole genome shotgun sequence, one DNA window encodes the following:
- the LOC130961546 gene encoding SWI/SNF complex component SNF12 homolog: MNSNNPGRNVAAPSFLGNSGAAPHPIAGTAATNTAASTSLPTTHPQPHLLSQSQPPQTQGGSHFPGHFQLSQPQTQLLAQSQFSQPHSHVQSIPQHQQQPPPRQPQAHPASQSHGSSGSSAAAAATPASTAKRSGQRPPTRPAGSSNTNQSSAFKTMELTPAPLRRKRSLPEKDKRIPDKVAAVLPESAVYTQLLELEGQVDAALSRKKIDIQEAVRSPRCVQKTLRVYVYNTFSNQNRIDTEKKMAEEPSWSLRITGRILEDGRDPVLAGVSQGLNPSYPKFSAFFKKITIYLDQGFYPDNHLIIWDPARSPAQQDGFEVKRKGDKEFTVVMRLAMNYIPEKFVVSTALSKVLGIEFDTRPRIIAALWQYVKSRKLQSPNDPSFFMCDPSLQRVFGEEKIKFSTILQKISQQLSQPQPIHVEHKIKLSGNCPVGTTCYDVLVDVPLPLEKDMSAYLASIERHKEIDVLDEVICSSMKKIHEHRRRRAFFLGFSQSPAEFINALIASQSKDLKLIAGDASQDEEKERRSEFYKQPWAEDAVIRYLNRKSARSDIPGST, translated from the exons ATGAACAGTAACAATCCAGGTAGGAACGTTGCGGCACCGTCGTTTTTAGGGAATTCCGGAGCTGCCCCTCACCCCATCGCCGGTACCGCCGCCACCAACACCGCTGCTTCCACTTCGTTACCCACGACCCACCCACAACCCCATCTTTTGTCCCAATCACAGCCTCCTCAAACCCAAGGTGGTTCTCACTTCCCCGGGCACTTTCAGCTCTCACAACCTCAAACCCAGTTACTTGCACAATCACAGTTTTCACAACCCCATTCCCATGTTCAATCCATCCCTCAACACCAGCAGCAGCCACCGCCGCGCCAGCCGCAGGCTCATCCTGCTAGCCAATCTCATGGTTCAAGTGGTAGTAGTGCGGCGGCAGCGGCAACTCCTGCTTCAACTGCCAAGCGCTCCGGGCAGAGGCCGCCTACTAGGCCGGCCGGTTCTTCAAATACTAACCAGTCTTCGGCTTTTAAGACCATGGAATTGACGCCGGCTCCTCTAAGGAGGAAGAGGAGCTTGCCAGAGAAGGATAAGAGGATTCCAGATAAGGTGGCCGCAGTTCTGCCGGAGTCTGCTGTTTATACTCAATTGCTTGAGCTTGAGGGACAGGTTGATGCTGCTTTGTCTAGGAAGAAGATTGATATACAGGAGGCTGTGAGAAGCCCCAGATGTGTTCAGAAGACTCTTCGTGTTTATGTGTATAATACCTTTTCGAATCAGAATAGAATCGATACTGAGAAGAAAATGGCAGAGGAGCCTTCTTGGTCACTTAGGATTACTGGGAGGATATTGGAAGATGGAAGAGATCCTGTGTTGGCTGGAGTCTCGCAGGGGTTGAACCCTTCATATCCCAAGTTTTCGGCTTTCTTCAAGAAAATTACCATATACTTGGACCAGGGGTTCTATCCGGATAATCATCTTATAATATGGGATCCTGCTCGTTCACCTGCCCAGCAGGACGGTTTTGAGGTTAAGAGGAAAGGAGACAAGGAATTCACAGTGGTGATGAGACTAGCAATGAATTATATACCTGAAAAGTTTGTGGTTTCAACAGCACTGTCGAAAGTTTTAGGGATTGAGTTTGATACTCGCCCTAGAATAATAGCTGCTCTATGGCAATATGTGAAGTCTAGAAAACTACAAAGCCCAAATGACCCTTCATTCTTCATGTGTGATCCTTCTCTCCAAagggtgtttggggaagagaaaataaaattctCCACAATTTTACAGAAGATATCACAGCAGTTATCACAACCACAGCCTATACACGTGGAGCATAAAATCAAGCTTTCTGGAAATTGTCCGGTTGGAACTACATGTTATGATGTGCTGGTTGATGTGCCTCTTCCACTGGAGAAGGATATGTCTGCATACTTGGCAAGCATTGAGAGGCACAAAGAGATTGATGTGCTTGATGAAGTGATTTGTAGTTCTATGAAGAAGATCCATGAGCATCGCAGAAGGCGGGCCTTCTTTCTGGGATTTAGCCAGTCTCCAGCAGAGTTTATTAATGCTTTGATTGCATCGCAGAGCAAGGATCTAAAGCTTATTGCTGGAGATGCCAGCCAAGATGAGGAAAAGGAAAGACGATCTGAATTCTACAAACAACCATG GGCTGAGGATGCTGTCATTCGCTACCTGAACCGGAAAAGTGCTCGAAGTGATATTCCTGGAAGCACCTAA
- the LOC130981061 gene encoding uncharacterized protein At4g04775-like: MDAAGMKRRSASMVEGGNDRCEESGTKKYDGMCRCSLAVVALRSKTNANPGRWFFRCPLWKNKNQDCKYFQWIDELEEQDMVEKEECSWNNKPRLSSGGKLKQKSTRKLSESVQYEDIDPMVLPVLTKELKEKLRRIEILLTMMCIGVAIGVFIDFFALFKN, translated from the exons ATGGATGCAGCAGGTATGAAGCGAAGGTCTGCGTCAATGGTAGAAGGCGGCAACGATAGGTGCGAAGAGTCTGGTACGAAGAAGTACGACGGTATGTGTCGCTGTTCTCTTGCTGTTGTTGCTCTGAGATCGAAGACGAATGCTAACCCAGGGAGGTGGTTCTTTCGGTGCCCACTATGGAAG AATAAAAACCAGGATTGCAAATATTTTCAATGGATTGATGAATTAGAAGAGCAAGACATGGTTGAAAAGGAGGAATGTTCTTGGAACAACAAACCCAGGCTATCTTCAGGTGGAAAACTCAAACAGAAGAGCACTAGGAAGCTTTCTGAATCAGTGCAGTATGAGGACATTGACCCCATGGTGCTACCTGTTCTTACAAAAGAATTGAAGGAGAAATTGAGGAGGATTGAAATTCTTCTAACCATGATGTGCATTGGGGTTGCAATTGGTGTCTTCATCGATTTCTTTGCTCTGTTTAAGAACTGA